Sequence from the Candidatus Krumholzibacteriota bacterium genome:
TGGCAGATCGTATATATATGCTCTCTGGCGTATCCCTTCGCGCCGATACGATGAATGACTTTCCATCGCTGAGTTCGATCTCAGCCTTATCAAAGAGAGGCGAACCGATAATATAAATATCATCTCCGGGAGTTACCGGATAAAAGCCCAGAGCGCTCAGCACATACCAGGAAGACATCTGCCCGCAGTCCTCGTTGCCGCAAAGACCATCCGGTTTGTCGCCGTACATCGTGTCGATGATCTCCCGCACTCGCCTCTGCGTCTTCCAGGGGGAGCCGGTGTAATTATACAGGTAAGCCATATGCTGACTCGGTTCGTTCCCGTGGGCGTACTGCCCGATCAGGCCTGTGACATCAGGTTGATCGAGGCCTTTCAGATCGCTCCTTTGCGCGAAGAGAGAATCGAGTTTCGCTTCGAGCTCCGCCATCCCTCCATGCAGCATCGCAAGTCCGCTTATATCCTGCGGAACGTAGAAGCTGTACTGCCATGAGTTAGCCTCGGTGTAGTGGAAATTCACCTCGGCTGGATCGAACGGCTCGATGAAAGCGCCGTTGAGCCTCGCTCTCATAAACCCGGTCGCCGGGTCGAAGAGGTTCTTGTAGCTCTGCGCTCTCCTGAGAAACTTCGCCTCGACATCGGCGCGGCCCATGGCTCGCGCCATCATCGCGATGCACCAGTCGTCATAAGCGTATTCGAGAGTCCTCGACACCGACTGCCCGGCATCCTCGGAAGCTATGAACCCGTTCGCCTTGTACGATTCGAGACCGAGATGATCCTGGCTGGCGCTCGATATCATCGCCTCGAGAGCAAGCTCTGAGTCAAAATCATCTATTCCTTTTATATATGCGTCGGCAATGACGGGGACGGCGTGATACCCTATCATGCAACCCGTCTCGTTAGCGCCGAGTTCCCACACCGGCAAGGCGCCTCCCTCTTTGTACTGCCTGAGGAATGTCTTCATAAAATCGACTGTCCTTTCAGGCTCTATTATAGTAAAAAGAGGATGAGCGGCCCTGTACGTATCCCATAGAGAAAATACGGTGTAATATTCGAAATCATCAGTGCTGTGTATCTTAAGATCCCTTCCCCTGTATCTTCCATCGACGTCGCTGTAGAGATTGGGAGCAAGAAGGGAGTGATAAAGAGCGCTGTAGAATGTTCTCTTCTGACTCGTGTTACCCCCCTTGACTATTATCCTGCTGAGAGATCGGTCCCATTCAGCAAGCGCTTCTCTCGCTGTCTCATTGAAATCCCAGTCGGGGAGTTCGGCATCGAGATTTCCCCGGGCCCCTTCTATGCTGACGGCGGATATCCCGACCTTTACGAACAGAACACCTCCGTCGCCTGGATCGAATGTGAACCACCCTCGGAGATCCTCACCGGATATTTCCTTCACCGTTTCCGACGCCGGATCGCCGCCTATTGATAAGGCGTGTCTAACGATCGGCCGCGAGAACCTCGCAACGAAATAGACATGCTGATCTTCGGCCCATGCCCTCGATCTTCTGAACCCAGAGATTTCCGTGGAACTGTTTATATATATGGCCGAATCAATGACCTTGTCCCTATGCGCCAGGTCTATTACTATCGCCTCTCCCCTGCCCTCGGGATAGCTGTAGTGATGGAATCCGCATCTTCGAGTCGCTGTGAGCCTTACACCGATATCGTGGTCATCAAGATATACCGAATAGAATCCCGGAAGAACCGTCTCGCTCGAGTGGTCGAAACGAGACCTGTACCCGGCTTCCCCGTCAGCACCGTTTTCCAGTGACGGCTTTGTCTCCGGCGGGTCCAGCGGAATACTTAACGGCATCAGGAGGATATCTCCATAGTCGGAGCAGCCAGTTCCACTCAGGTGCGTGTGGCTGAATCCGTAAATATAATTATCAGAGTAATGGTACGCCGAGCACCCGTCCCATCCTGTAAGCCTCGTGTCTGGACTGAGCTGCACCATGCCAAAAGGGATGGTCGCTCCGGGATAGGTGTGGCCGTGGCTCCCCGTGCCGACGATAGGATCGGCGAGGACGGCGAATCCCAGGTTGCTTGTCAGGAGGCCTGCCAGTTCCGCGGTACTGGATTGAAACAGATCCTTACCTTGAATGATGGCGCCAGGTTCTTTACTCATAGAGGGAACCGGCGTAATTCCCGAAAGAAGAATGGACGAAACCGCGACTAAACAGAAGGCTAAGCGGAATTTACCTGTCATGCCCTTCCCCCGATCGCCTGGAAAGATATCCGACCACCTAAAGAACCGGGTCTGAACTATTGATCTTACGCTTTCGGATTATGATTCAGATCATCGATGAAAGTCCAGAGATAACATCGCTGTCAGAACAGATTAAAAGCAGGGAAGATCAAAATCGTTACGTTATCAAACCAGCAATGATAAAGACGATAACGACGCTCATAAACTCAACGATAAGTAATAAGATAATATTTTGCCCGTTCATACCGTCACTGCAAATATCATTCAATAACAGTGAATTTGGCAATTTGTGTCGTTGATTCTCTGGTTCGTCTGTCCATTACTGTTACTGATAATTGAAATATTCCTCCCCGGAGTTCTTTTGCGTCAAATTCGATACGTTCCCGTTGTGTTTTTCCATAAGCTGACGTTTCATATTTAACTGATACCAAGACCTTCTCCCAAAGGCTTGATGAGGTTGCTGATTCTGTAACTCCCGTTACGATTTGAAATAAGGTCTTTAGCCTTTAAACAGATCCGGTAGTATCCCGGATCCAGAGTAAATGTAAACTGGGCTGGAATGAGTGATGTTTTTTCAGGATTCAATCCTTTGAACGATAAACTCGTTTTCTTTTTCGCGGATACAATTTCATTCATTTCCATATCATGAATGCTGACAAAAAGTTCAAGCCGTGAATGACATTCTCAATTTTCCTCAGAATAAGTCAGCTCGGTTGTCGGTATTTCCAAATTCACTTCCGCTTTGACCTTGCCAGGGCCACCTCTGAAATGTACTATATCGAAGTAAAAATCAATCAGACCAGATATCATTTAAAAGATAATTCCCGTTTCTATTCAACATATCTCTCATATTTCGATCGACAGTAAATATCTCCATATTGTATATGCACTCACCATCGAGCTTGACCTGTTCAAATGGGACAATGAGGCCTATCAAATGATAATACCATACTTCACCAGGCTTTTTTAAACGGAAATAATCTACACTTTGCTCCAGCGAAACCAGGTCGGCATCGACTCGATTTATCTGATCCGGTTCACCGAACCTGATCAATGTTTCCCCTCTGTGGTCCAGACCTGGAAATGTTTTTTTAGGATATTGCTCCTTCGCAATCCTGACCCTGTTCTCATGTTCAATTCTTCGTTCATTTGCTTTTGTACTGGGAATCGGATCATTCATTTTCCAGAATTTAATTATCCAATTCTCCCTCGCTGACCGTGTTCCAAGAGTAAGATATTGCCTTTTTTGGTATTTATTCAGTAGGAATCGTAATCCCTGATAATATTCTCTTTCCGGTTTACTCAAGAGTTGAAACAGCTCTTCTTCATTGAAAGCAGAAAGATTTTCATTGGTTGAACAAGTAGCGCAGCAGGAAGAATGATGATCAGGTATAGTGAGAATATGATTTTCATTCCAATGTATTCCAATAGTTTCAATAGTACTTTCGTATAACGTTGTGTGAGCTTGCGGCGCGGCCGCAATCCCCTATCGATATATCACCATGCACTCAAGCTCCGCGCGGCCGTAACAGCCGAGGCTGCGTCAGCAGCCGAGTGTGCAAATGCATCTGTTATGTACTTTACACGGATCTCATTGTTTATCTCGAGCTTTATACGCTCGAAGTTCCACTATCATCAGCACTATTATGATTAAGAATATGATCAGTTGAGGGAAAGCGATCCGAATCACAATTAAGTCAAACAGCAATCCAACCAATATAAATGTAAAAATATTGAGAATGATAATCCCGACTGGTATCCAAGATGCAACCCCACGCAGCTGAACACGATTCAACCCTCTCAAGAATTGCAGTAAGCCTACCCCAAGCAGTATCACCCCACCCTGGTAGATCATCACTCGGACAGAACCAATTATGGCAGGATCATCAAGATGTTTCATCAGTTCGGGAATCTGCGATACCTCTCCGAATATTATATGTACAATACCAATGAGTAATATCAGGATTCCTGTCAGAATTGCCACTTCTCCTCCTATAAGTGATGCACCGTCTATAGCGCATAACGTTGTGAGCATTTGCGGCGCGGCCGCAATCCCCTATTTATCTATCACCAAGCACTAAGTTCGGCCGGCCGTGACTGCCGAGTCCTGGCATCGCCAGGCGAGTGCGCAAATGCCTCTATTTACGAATTAATGTTTCAGTTCTGATGCAATTCCCTATGCCAGTACTATACGCATTATATGATAATAATTCTATCTGAAAACATCCTGTTTGTAGATGCAATTGCGAACGATTTGCTACCGCATAACACCCGAATCCTTGAGGATCGAGAGCAGCTTTTCCGCTGTCCTTTCAGGATTGTGCATTGATCTCACAAGCCCCACACCGTTTCTGGAAATAACGTTTCTTTTCTCTCTGTCAGATCGAAGCGTTTCAATAGCCACGGCCAGTTTTTCCGGCTCCCCCTTCGGTACGAGTAATATATCTCTGTCCGCTCTGAAGAGCTCCCTGATCGCCGGAGTATCTGCCGTGATGACTGGCCTTCCCGAAGCGATCCCCTGAAAGACCTTGTTCGGGATGACCAGTTCGGTCTTGGGAGTCGTCCCGAAGATACCGAGAACCAGGTGATGATCGCGAATCAACTGGCTGAGCTTATCCGGCCGGACATATTCCCTGAAAATTATCTTCTCTTCAGGAAGACCTCGCGCGAGTTCTCTTGCGATAGAATATGTCTGCCCGCCTCCGACCATCGTGAATGATACTGGACTCTCCGAAAGATGCCTTGCCGATTTGACGATCGTATCGACGCCGTGAAGAGGCAGGTAAGAACCGTAGAAGAGGACCCTGAAAGGTTCCGATTCGGGGGGTTCCTCGCACAGACCGAATTCCCCATCGTCGAATCCGACGTACAGGGTCTTTATCTTTCCCCTGTCGATACCGAACTCTTCTGAATAATATCGCGCGTGAGCGTCCGTGTCGGCGATGACAAGATCAGCCATCTTCATCGAGGTCCTGTCCAGATTCCTGTTGTGCCACGATGCGGGCGTACCCTCGGTGGCGTCTTCCCTGTCGAGCACCCTTGTAGCATACCTCGAGACGAGGGGATCGAAGACGACCTTCTTCCCCGACATCCTTGCCAGAAACCACGCGAGAGGTACATCCTTGTGCCTGAATTCGGGGACAAAGAACACTTCTCCCCTCTCCCTTGTCCCGAGATACTTCGCGGTAAGGCACGGATATCTTGTGATCACTCTGGACTTCCAGTCGGCGTGGCACTCGTCCACCCTGACACCGATCTTTCGGAGCCCTTTTCTAATGATCCTGTTTCTCGGATATTCCTCGTCGTACCCCCCGAAAAAGAGGATTGAATTATTCCCGCTGCCATCTGATATGCCAGTCATCGGATGATCTTTCTTATCTCATCGAGGACATCATCTACCTCGATATCTTTCATACACCTGTTATCAGGGCAATCTCTGTCCCTGCAGGGAAAACATTCCATATCGACAGAGAGGACCCGATGCTTCTCGGTCACAGGATCCCATACCATCGGATCGGTTGGCCCGAAAAGAGTGACTGTTGGAACGCCCTCAAGCACGGCGATATGCTTCGGGCCCGAATCTATCCCAACAAGAAACCTCAGTCTCCTGATCATAGCGCCGAGCTCCGGTATCTTGATAAGAGGCGGCAATATGGATGATTTCACCGAATCGCGTAGCTTCATGGCATCTTTCTCTTCCCCCGGGCCCCAGATTATCACAGGGATGATATCGAACTCGTAATGTATCTCTCTCGCGAGTTTCGAAAGGTTCTCGATCGGCCACGATTTCGACAGGTAACTGGACGATGCGGTTATCCCGGCGTAACCACCCCTTGTCGAAGGCAGGCCAGCGAAATACTCTTTTGCCCAATCTTCCCCGTAACGAGCGGGGGGAAATCCGATCTCGAGGCTGGCGTCATCACTCCTATTTACCGGCGTCCACGCCATGCCATCGCTACCAGTGACCATCATCTTCATAAGTTCCCTGTTCGTGTCGAGAGTGTAGTATTTTATTTTTCTGCTTTCCTTTTCGAATCTTCTCGGAAGCAGGTAATGATAACACCAATCGTTTCGGCCGGTCTCCATTCCTATCCTGACCTTCGCGCCACTCAGCCAGCTGAGCTGCGCGCTGCCTGGAGAGCTGACAAGGTCCAGTATAAAGTCGTACCTGTCTCTTCTTAGCCTTCTTGCCATCATCAACCACTCGAAGATCCCCTCTTTCAGGATGATCACGCGATCGACCTCTTCGACGCCCAGAAGGGCATCGGAGTATCGTTCCCATACCAGATAGCTGATCTCGGATTCGGGGAATGCTTCCCTCATGCCGCGGACTATAGGTACGGATAGAGCTATATCGCCCAAGGCGAAATATCTGACAATGAGGATCCTGTCGACCCGCCCGAGTTTTGTCAGATCTGGAAGCGGTTTTTTTTGAGCCATCTCACCTCCGGCATTCGTTCGGTTAATATTTGCCTTTTTTACCAGAGAGCCGCCGAGAGCAACTCATCCGCGACATCCGAAGGTCCGATATCTTCCATGCACCCCATATCGCCGCACGTGTGTCTGTCGCACGGCGAACATTCCCGTCCTGCCGTCAGCACGCGAAAAGGCCCCATCTCTTCATATGGAAACCATATCGCCGGATCTGTAGGGCCGAAAAGGGCGACAGTCGGCCTGCCGAGTGCTACGGCAAGATGCATTATTCCTCCATCGTTAGCCACAACAGCATCGCATGATTCGATGATCAAAGCAACATCCCTGACCGCCCGCGGCGAAAGAGTCTCGATGTCCCCCTTGGCTTCCCCGACGAGTCGACCCACGATCTTCTCTTCTCCCGGACCTGTTATCACCACGCAATGGGCGCCAGCCTTCTCCCGGACCAGATCAGCAAGCGCCGCGAAATATTCCGGCGCCCATCTCTTCACCGGCCATTTTCCTCCAGGAACAATAGCGACGATCCTTTCGCACCGTGATTTACCCCGGATCGCGTCGACAACCGCTCTTCCCTTCTCTCTCTCATTATCATCGAGATAGACCTTCGGAATCGCACCGGATATCTCTATATCCACCGCTTTCAGAAAATAGAGATGATGATCGACCGCGCTTTTTACTCCCGGCGGAACATCGACCGCAGAAGTATAAAGCTTTTCCCTGAACCGCCTCCTGCCTCCGATCCTTACCGGTATCCCTGACAGAAATAAAAGATTGGCGCTCGCCGGGTTGTAGAAAAGATCTATCGCCGCGATAAATCTCATCTTCCTTAAAAGCGAGACCGTTCTGTGAAAGCCTCCGATCCCGGGCTGAAGCTCGATGATACCGCGGAGCACCGGGTGGTTTCTGAGGATATCAGCGTACCCTGGCTGCGCGAGATAGCAGATCTCCGCGCCGGGATACTTCCTTCCAAGGGCTTCAAGTACAGGAGTGGTGATGATCACATCACCGAGAAATCTCAGCCTCGTGACGAGTATCTTCAGTTTGCGCCCTCTTCTTCGAGCCTCTACGGCAAGATCCACATCAGTCCTTCCCGCGCACCCTGGCTATGATCTCACTGCTTGAACGCGATTTCCTGTCCCCGGTGATGATCGTCCTGCACCCGACAGAGATCGAGCTCTCAAGCTCCGGGACATCGTCTATCATATAATCGGTCCCCTTGGCGTGCACGTCTGGCCTCAGTTCCCTTATCACCAGGTCCGCGGTCAGCCCTGGAAAGATCAGTATATAATCGACACACCTTAGAGCCGCCAAGATCTCTGCCCTCTCGACATCGGGGACGACTGGCCTGCCGGCACCCTTCAGCTTCCGCGCCGACGCATCGTCATTTATGGCAACGACCATTATTTCGCCTTCTCTTGCAGCTTCTTCAAGATACCTTATATGGCCGGCATGCAGAATATCGAAACAGCCATTTGCAAGCACGATCCGCATTCCCGCTTCGCGGTGTGCGCCGAGGACTATCATAAGCTCTCCGGTCTTGTCGAATATCCTTTTCATGTTTCCTTCGTCTCTCCGTTTCTATTTTCCGGGCCTGTTGCCATCCAGCAGCCGATAAAAGCCGGTCTCCATTTTATCGCAGAGTCTTTCCCACGAAAATTCAGCTACTTTTTGCCTGGCCTTCTCTCCCAGTCTTTTCCTCAGTACGGGATCCTCTGCCAGTCTCTTCACTGCTCTCCCTATGAACCATGAATTTCGAAATGGCACTACCAGCGCAGACTCACAATCTACGGCGAAATCGCCAGTGCCGCTTCCAGTAGTCACGATAGCCAGGGAGCAGGCGGCAGCTTCCGCGGCAGTATTGTTCCAGCCGGCCCTTTTCTCTGCTGTGACGAAAATGTCTGCCCCCCTGTAGACCTCCCGGAGAGATTCCTGCGATATGTTCGAGTAGAACCTGAAAGGAACTCCAGGATCGAACCCTATCCTCCCGTCAACGCTCCCGCCGACAGCGCTGTCGAAAAGATGAAGCTCGACCCTGTGACCTTTGCGGTAAAGATCGGCCGCCGCCTTCACGGCGAACCTCGTCCCCTTTCTCGGCCGGGATAACCTGCCGTAGCAGAGGATGTTGAGCTTTTCCCCTCTTAGCCGGTCGCAAAAGGGGCCTTCTCCTCCCTTATCGACACTGATTTCCCTATCAGTGCCTGGACAGAAAAAGTCAGGATCTACTCCTCCTATCCCATCAATCGGTTCGATCGAATAACTCCTTCTCACCCTTCTGGCAAGCCTGGACGAATTGACCATCAGGTGAAGGGTTCTGTCGCGCGCTATCTCGCGCTCTTCTTTGAGGCCCTCGATCTGAAGGTAAAATACAGATGCTTTCGCCTTTGCTCCCTTGACCGCGTCTATATATTCGGGGCTGCCGGTAAGAAGGATATCTTGACTTGATCCCGCCAGGTCATCGATCTTCCCGGTCTTCCCTTCGAACCCCAGCCACAAAGGCTTCTCCCCTGACGGAGTATATATCGTAAAACTGTGCCCCCTCGAAACGAAGATATTTCCGAGCTCAATATATCTTCTCACTCCGCCAAAGACCATCATGTGGGGAAGAAGAGCTCCTATATTCATTCTCGCTCCGCCGCGTTGAGTTTTTTCCGTATCTGCCCCGACTCATAGATACTTTCCGCCTGGGTAAATATCACGAGATACCGGTCTGCAGGTCGAAAAGCATCCTGTATATACCATCTTTTTCTATAAGTTCCGCGTGGCTTCCACTCTGATCAACCCGTCCGTCCTTTATAACTACTATACGATCAGCGTTTCTTACAGTCGATAGCCTGTGCGCTATCACAAGAGTCGTGCGCCCTTTTACGAGCCTTTCGATCGCCTCCTGCACAAGCTTTTCGCTTTCCGAGTCGAGCGCGCTCGTAGCTTCATCAAGGATCAGGATCCTCGGGTTCTTAAGCAGTGCCCTTGCAATCGCTATCCGCTGCCTCTCCCCTCCCGAGAGCTGCGCTCCTCGGTCGCCGACGACAGAATCATATCGATCCGGCAACGCTGATATGAAATCGTGCGCGTTCGCCGCCTTTGCCACCTCTACGACCCTGTCGATCGACGCGGTACTGTCCGCGTAAGCTATATTGTTCAATATCGTATCGTTAAATAGGACCGTCTCCTGCGTGACAACGCCGATCATCGAACGAAGCGAGGCGAGGTCGATGGTAGTGATATCCCTTCCGTCAATCGTGACAGCGCCGGAATCGGGCCGGTAAAACCTCGGGAGCAGATCGGCTATCGTCGACTTGCCTGCTCCACTCGGCCCGACGAGCGCGACTACCTCTCCCTTTCTTATGACCATATCTATCCCGCTCAGCACTGTGGTCCCTTTCCTGTAGGCAAACGAGACGTTCCTGTAAGCTATCTCCTTCTCAAAATCGTCGATCACGATACCTCCGGGATCGTCATACTCTCCCGGCGCATCGATGATCTCGAAGACCCTTCTTCCCGAGGCAAGACCCACCTGGACGACGTTGTTAAGCTTGCTGAGGTTTCTTACCGGTCCGACGACCCATAACATCGCCACGATGAACATGATAAGATATGATGCGCTAATCTCCCCCGAGATCACAAGCCTTCCTCCGTACCATATTATGATCACCGAGGCGACAAGAGCAAGCATCTCGCTCCCGGGAGAAGCGAGCTCGGCGTATTTTCTCATCCTGAGATATTCCATGAGATATCTCGCGCTGAAAAGATCGAACTTCCTTTTTTCCCTCTCTTCCATCCTGAACGCCTTGACGACCCTGATTCCCGATACCGTCTCCTGTATGACCGAGGTCATATCGGACATCCTCTCCTGCGCTCTGCGTGATCTCTTCCTCAGCTTTCCTCCTATCACCGAGATCATAAGTATATTCACCGGAACGATGATCACAGTAAGAAGCGCAAGTTTCCAGGAGGTATAGAATATTATCACCGCCGCCACGGCAGTCATCAGAGAATTCCTTATAAGGCTCGCGAGGCTACCGACGATCGTTCCCCTCAGATTGGTGACATCGCTCGTGATCCTCGATATGAGGTCGCCAGTCCTGCGCCTTTCGAAAAAGGAAAGTGGCAAGTCCTGCATCCTGCCGTACAGCTTCCTCCTGATATTGTGCAGAATCGACTGTTCAAGGAATATCGTCAGGTATGTACTCATATAGCCGAAGAAGTTCTTCACGAACATAAGCAGAAAGAACAGGAGACAGAATCGGGCGAGCTTCTCAAAGGGACTGCCGCGGAAGATCATCGCTCTTGCCAACGTCCTTATCCCTTCGACCCTCTCCCTGATGGCGCCCGGCACGTTATCGGAGATGTCTTCGCCGGAAGATACTTTCCACTCGACAGCGGCGCTCTCTTCAGTGAAAAGTATCTGCAAAAACGGCGGGATGAGCGTAAGTGAGACACCGCTCAGGACAGCAAATATCGAAGTGCATAAAAAAAGAAGGACAAGTTTTCGCCAGAAAGGCCAGAGGAAGGATAAAAGCCTGAGATAAAGTCGCCCGTCACCCCGTGGTTGCACCCCTGTCCCGCCTTCCGGTGAAAAAGATCAGATCGTGATACCCTCTTTCGTCGCGAGGACCTCTTCCACTTTCGAGAAGAAACTTTTCAGCGAGAGTTTCTCTCCTTTCACACCCTTGAAGACCCTTACGTTCGAGGCGTAATCGGGGACCCAGTTCTTGTCGTCATACCTTGTGAATACAGCCAGCGTGGGTACGTCAAGAGCCGCCGAGAAATGAAAGAGATCGGTATTCCCGGTCATGAAGAGATCGCACTGCGACAGAAGGGCGAGAGTCTCGCTTATCCCCATCTGTTCGAGGTCGATCACCTCTCCCTTCAGTTCGCCCGTGAAGCGTTCGATCGTCTTCATATCCACCGGGTTCATCAAAACGAGAAATTTCAGCTTCAGGCGTCCTGCGAGGTTGTTCGCCAGGTATATCATTATCTCGGGGATGACATTATGCCTTGTCTTGCTCTTGCCCGGGTCTATTCCAACCGTGATGACCCCTTTTTCAGGTTTTCTGAAATGTATCAGCTGCCTCGCGTGTGCTATATCCGCCGCTGGAAGGGTGATCCGGCGATCGCATTCTTTCACGCCAAGCCCCATCGCGCCGAGAAGTCGCACTATGCTGTTACCGATATAACTGTCTTCCGACACCCTGACCTCGCAATTTATGAACGGGAAGGCCATTGGATGGGCGAACCCGATCCTTATTCGAGCACCCGAGAGAAAAGCGAGGAGATACCTTTCAAGCGACATCTGCCTGCTTATCAGTATCGTCGTGTCGATCTGCTCCTTCTTGAGTTTTCTTGAAAGGGCCATGTAATCGGATTTGAGGATCTTCATCTGTTTAGGTTCGTAGGAGATAATGGTATTGAGTCTCATGACGCTTTTCGCCACTCCCGCGTGCTTCCTGTCTACCAGCATCATCAATTTGATATCGGGATAGTAATCCCGGAACCAGTTGACCATCGGCGCGGCGAAAAGAATGTCTGTCATATCTCCGGAATCGAAGAACAGGATCCTTTTAGACCTGATAAGATCGTCCGGCAGGGAAAAAGGCTTGTCCTTTCGCATCTTTTTCAGAAAGATGGAGATCGTCTTCGACATAAGAAGTTTTTCATTCTTCTTCTCGTACGTCACCTTGACTCCTTTTCAGTCTTTTTCCCGGGCGAACGGCCGCAAAGTGCCATTTCAATCGCCTGATCGACCCTGTCTATCATCTCGAAAGTCACTTCATTCTTTATCTTTTCGGGAATATCCTCAAGTTCTTTTCTGTTCGAAGAGGGAATTATTATCGTTCTTATCCCGGCCCTGTGAGCGGCAATAACCTTGTCCTTTATACCGCCGACGGCTAGAACCTTCCCTGTCAGCGTGATCTCGCCTGTCATCGCGATATCGTTGCGTACTTTGCTTTTTGTCGCGAGAGAAGCGAGGGCGGTAGAAATCGCGACACCCGCGCTCGGACCGTCCTTGGGGACTGCTCCCGACGGAATATGAAGGTGTATGTCATGGTCCTCGAAGAATTTTTCATCAGCCCCTCCGCTCGAACAGAAAGACCTCACGTAGCTGAGCGCCGCCTCGGCTGATTCCTTCATCACCTCGCCGAGCTGGCCAGTGAGCTTTATCTTTCCGTCTCCCTTCATCGCCAGAGCCTCTATAAACAGTATCACCCCTCCAGTCGCCGTCTTGGCCATGCCGGTCGAGACGCCGATCTCAGCCTCGCCCAGCATATCCTGTCCGGGATAATCCTTGCCTCCAAGATATTTCCTGAGGTTTCGCGTCGAGACCCTGTATGGGCCTTTCCT
This genomic interval carries:
- a CDS encoding glycosyltransferase family 4 protein, which translates into the protein MNIGALLPHMMVFGGVRRYIELGNIFVSRGHSFTIYTPSGEKPLWLGFEGKTGKIDDLAGSSQDILLTGSPEYIDAVKGAKAKASVFYLQIEGLKEEREIARDRTLHLMVNSSRLARRVRRSYSIEPIDGIGGVDPDFFCPGTDREISVDKGGEGPFCDRLRGEKLNILCYGRLSRPRKGTRFAVKAAADLYRKGHRVELHLFDSAVGGSVDGRIGFDPGVPFRFYSNISQESLREVYRGADIFVTAEKRAGWNNTAAEAAACSLAIVTTGSGTGDFAVDCESALVVPFRNSWFIGRAVKRLAEDPVLRKRLGEKARQKVAEFSWERLCDKMETGFYRLLDGNRPGK
- a CDS encoding ABC transporter ATP-binding protein, translating into MQPRGDGRLYLRLLSFLWPFWRKLVLLFLCTSIFAVLSGVSLTLIPPFLQILFTEESAAVEWKVSSGEDISDNVPGAIRERVEGIRTLARAMIFRGSPFEKLARFCLLFFLLMFVKNFFGYMSTYLTIFLEQSILHNIRRKLYGRMQDLPLSFFERRRTGDLISRITSDVTNLRGTIVGSLASLIRNSLMTAVAAVIIFYTSWKLALLTVIIVPVNILMISVIGGKLRKRSRRAQERMSDMTSVIQETVSGIRVVKAFRMEEREKRKFDLFSARYLMEYLRMRKYAELASPGSEMLALVASVIIIWYGGRLVISGEISASYLIMFIVAMLWVVGPVRNLSKLNNVVQVGLASGRRVFEIIDAPGEYDDPGGIVIDDFEKEIAYRNVSFAYRKGTTVLSGIDMVIRKGEVVALVGPSGAGKSTIADLLPRFYRPDSGAVTIDGRDITTIDLASLRSMIGVVTQETVLFNDTILNNIAYADSTASIDRVVEVAKAANAHDFISALPDRYDSVVGDRGAQLSGGERQRIAIARALLKNPRILILDEATSALDSESEKLVQEAIERLVKGRTTLVIAHRLSTVRNADRIVVIKDGRVDQSGSHAELIEKDGIYRMLFDLQTGIS
- a CDS encoding glycosyltransferase family 9 protein yields the protein MTYEKKNEKLLMSKTISIFLKKMRKDKPFSLPDDLIRSKRILFFDSGDMTDILFAAPMVNWFRDYYPDIKLMMLVDRKHAGVAKSVMRLNTIISYEPKQMKILKSDYMALSRKLKKEQIDTTILISRQMSLERYLLAFLSGARIRIGFAHPMAFPFINCEVRVSEDSYIGNSIVRLLGAMGLGVKECDRRITLPAADIAHARQLIHFRKPEKGVITVGIDPGKSKTRHNVIPEIMIYLANNLAGRLKLKFLVLMNPVDMKTIERFTGELKGEVIDLEQMGISETLALLSQCDLFMTGNTDLFHFSAALDVPTLAVFTRYDDKNWVPDYASNVRVFKGVKGEKLSLKSFFSKVEEVLATKEGITI